A genome region from Piliocolobus tephrosceles isolate RC106 chromosome 8, ASM277652v3, whole genome shotgun sequence includes the following:
- the PURB gene encoding transcriptional activator protein Pur-beta yields the protein MADGDSGSERGGGGGPGGFQPASRGGGEQETQELASKRLDIQNKRFYLDVKQNAKGRFLKIAEVGAGGSKSRLTLSMAVAAEFRDSLGDFIEHYAQLGPSSPEQLAAGAEEGGGPRRALKSEFLVRENRKYYLDLKENQRGRFLRIRQTVNRGGGGFGAGPGPGGLQSGQTIALPAQGLIEFRDALAKLIDDYGGEDDELAGGPGGGAGGPGGGLYGELPEGTSITVDSKRFFFDVGCNKYGVFLRVSEVKPSYRNAITVPFKAWGKFGGAFCRYADEMKEIQERQRDKLYERRGGGSGGGEESEGEEVDED from the coding sequence ATGGCGGACGGCGACAGCGGCAGCGagcgcggcggcggcggtgggCCGGGCGGGTTCCAGCCCGCGTCCCGCGGCGGCGGCGAGCAGGAGACGCAGGAGCTGGCCTCGAAGCGGCTGGACATCCAGAACAAGCGCTTCTACTTAGATGTGAAGCAGAACGCCAAGGGCCGCTTCCTCAAGATCGCGGAGGTGGGCGCGGGCGGTTCCAAGAGCCGCCTCACGCTGTCCATGGCGGTGGCCGCCGAGTTCCGCGACTCGCTGGGCGACTTCATAGAGCACTACGCGCAGCTGGGCCCTAGCAGCCCCGAGCAGCTGGCGGCGGGCGCCGAGGAGGGCGGCGGGCCGCGGCGCGCGCTCAAGAGCGAATTCCTGGTGCGTGAGAACCGCAAGTACTACCTGGACCTCAAGGAGAACCAGCGCGGCCGCTTCCTGCGCATCCGCCAAACGGTCAACCGCGGCGGTGGCGGCTTCGGCGCGGGCCCCGGGCCCGGCGGCTTGCAGAGCGGCCAGACCATCGCGCTGCCTGCGCAGGGCCTCATCGAGTTCCGCGACGCGCTGGCCAAGCTCATCGACGACTACGGAGGCGAGGACGACGAGCTGGCAGGCGGCCCGGGAGGCGGCGCCGGCGGCCCAGGGGGCGGCCTGTATGGAGAGCTCCCGGAGGGCACCTCCATCACCGTGGACTCCAAGCGCTTCTTCTTCGATGTGGGCTGCAACAAATACGGGGTGTTTCTGCGAGTGAGCGAGGTGAAGCCGTCCTACCGCAATGCCATCACCGTGCCCTTCAAAGCCTGGGGCAAGTTCGGAGGCGCGTTTTGCCGGTATGCGGATGAGATGAAAGAAATTCAGGAAAGACAGAGGGATAAGCTTTATGAGCGACGTGGTGGGGGCAGCGGCGGCGGCGAAGAGTCAGAGGGTGAGGAGGTGGATGAGGATTGA